Within the Emticicia oligotrophica DSM 17448 genome, the region CAAAAATATTTTCTTGTGATTTCTTCACTATTTTTGATTCATACTTTCAATTTCACTTTCTAATTCTGCATACCATTCTTTTCCATAAGCTCTAATTAGAGGTTCTTTGAGGAATTTATATACTGGTACACCTAGTTTTTCGCCCAACGAACAAGCATCGCTGCAAATAGACCAACGATCATAATTTATTGCATGATAGCTCTCATATTTTGTTATTCGTATTGGGTATAAGTGACAAGAAATTGGTTTTTGCCACGAAATTTTACCATCAAGATAGGCTTGCTCAATGCCACATTTTAAGGTTTTATTTTCATCGTAAATGGCGTATGCACACTCTTTATCACCAATGGTGGGAGTTGAATAATCATCTTCCCAATCTTTGATATATTTTCCTTGTTCTTCAATCGCTTTTATGCCCTCTGGCGAAAGATAAGGTTTTACATGTTCATAAATTTCCTCTAAAATTGGAAGTTCAGATTCTTCCAAAGGAGCACCTAAATCGCCTTCTACACAACATGCACCTTTGCATTTTTCTAAATCGCAGACAAACATTTTGTCGGCAACATCCTCACTTATACAAGTATTATCAATTAAAATCATTTTATTGTTTTTTTACATTGGATATTATCTCTAACAGAATAGAGTCGTGTCAACAAGCAATGTAATTTAAAATTCTTGGCAATAATTATTTCTTGATAATAATTTTTTGTCCAATCTTAACATTTTCACTTTTCATGTCATTCCATTCTTTAATTTGCTTCATAGTTACCCCATATTGTTTCGAAATGCTATATAATGTTTCATTTCTTTGTACTTTATGTATTTTGCTTGAAGTACTATTTTTTTCTGATGAGTTATTAGTAGTCTTTGATGTCTCTGAACTAACAACTTTGTTGCCAGTTTTAGGGGGTGTAACAATAAGCACTTGTCCGATCTTTACACGTTCGGTGGTAGAAAAATCATTCCATTCCGCTAATTCCTTTATTGTAATATTGTATTGTCGGGCAATACTATAAAGGGTCTGACCAACTTCAACCTTGTGTGTTCCCGAATTTTGTACATTGTTAGTAATAGGAGTCGAGTTTTTTCCTGTATTAGGTTTTACTGGACTCTGGATTGGGTTTACTGGCGTGTTTTTTACTGTAGCAGGAGGAGTTTGATTAATTGGTGTTCTATTTGTATTTTCTTCAGTTTCATCACTATCTGAAATAACAATTATATCATCCTCTTCTCTTAGGCGTGGATTTTGTTTGTTTGTTTCTACTACCGAAGTATTCTCAGGAATATTAGTGTTTTTGGAATTATTTTTAGGCGTCTTGTTCTCTTTTTTGCGGTCATTTTTTGTATTTTCCTTTGTAATAGCCTTCTCATCAGTATTTTCGTACTGTTCTTTGAGCGGAACATTTTCAGACTCTTCTATTTCTTTTGTATTAATGGCATCAATAGGCTCATTTTTTGGACGCTTCTTTTGTAAATAGATTACTCTTCCTTTTTGGATAGGTTTAACAGTACGTAGTCGGTTCAATCTCAATAAATTTTTAAGACGTATTCCGTAGATTTGCGATATTTGCCACAAATTTTGCTCTTGAAGTACAATATGTTGAGGAACTGGACCTTTTTTATTCTTTTTTTGTAAATAATAAATCCTACCTTCTTCTGCTAAATCCATAGCTGTCATATCATTATAACGTAAAAAGTCAGGTATTTTCATTTTCCCATTTCTTGCTAAAGCAGCAATATCATCACCCGCTTGAGCTAAGATACCTTTTTTGCCATTAATTTCGTAGAAAACAGGCTCTTCCGGAGAAGCACTTGATGGCGTTATTCTTTTTAAGATAGGAAATTTAGCATTACTTGAAGTCAGTTCAACTGGTTTACTTAGCTTCGATTGAATATTTTCTAAATTTTCAATGGGTACTAAAATAGCAACAGAATAATCTTTATCTCTTGGGATATTATCTGCTATTAGCCAAGAGTTGAGCTTTTTTAATTCGATGGCATCAACATCGAAAATTGTTGCAATATCATCTAGGCTTTTGCCTTTTGAATTTCTATACTCTACAAAAGAAAAACGAGATTCTTTCATACGATTGATTCTATATTCAAAAGCAATTCTGTGTGCAATGGTTTTTAATAAATAACGGTCGGTTTGGCCATCAAAATTAATTTCATTACCATTTGCCCAATGAGGAGGTATTAATTTACTTACGCCAGCTACACCCAGTGTGTAGGAATATAATGTTGAAACCCAATTTTTATAAATCAGATTATTGCGTTTCAGATAGAGTGCTGCTGCTTTGGTTGAGGCATAGATATTTTTTCTTTCATCAATCTCCGAGTCTATTCTAAGGCCTAATTCTTGGGCAGTAGCTTGCTTCATTTGCCAAAATCCAACTGCATTTGAGCTTGAGATAGCATCAGGGAGTAAAGAGCTTTCAGCAACTGCAACATACTTGAAATCTTCGGGAATTTCTTCTTCTTCTAAAATTGATTCAATGACTGGAAAATACCATTGAATTCGCTCTAATTTATCAATTAAGTATTTGTTCTCAGGGGTTAAAAGGGTATTTACTTCTTTTTGTATGAGTTTTTGAGCATCATCATCAAGCTTTATTGTAATACCCGCAAACTCAACTTTCTTAGGTACATCTGGTACGTTGACTCGCTGCCCCAATGTGGTTTGAGTAAACGAAATAGAAAGTAATACAAGAGCAATTATTTTTTTCATTGTTATACAGGAAATAGGGGTTCTTTTACAGGTAACTAGCTTTTACAATTTTCGAACAATTATTAGTCCATCTCTAATGGGTAATAATATATTTTCGGTTCTTGAGTCTTCTTGTAACTTCTGATTATAAGCTCTTATTGAAAGCGTATCTTTATCTTTTTTACTTGGGTCTGCCACTTTTCCACTCCACAAAACATTATCCGAAATAATAAACCCGCCCTTACGTACTTTATCAAATACCAGGTCATAATATTTATCATAGTTGAGTTTATCAGCATCAATAAATACAAGGTCGAAAGTTTCTTTAAGGGTTGGGATTATTTCAAGGGCGTTACCGATTCGAAATTCAATTTTGTCTTTTTGAGGAGACTCATTGATATAACTTCTTACGAACTCTTCTAATTCTTCATTGACATCAATCGTTAAAAGATGCCCATCTTCTTGTAAGCCTTCGGCAAGGCATAGGGCAGAATATCCAGTATATGTACCAATTTCAAGTATATTTTTGGGGCGTATCATGTGCGAAATCATCGATAAATACCTGCCTTGAAAGTGCCCTGACAACATTCTTGGCTGTAAAACTTTTGCATGAGTTTCTCTATTTAAACGTCTGAGAAGTTCGCTTTCACCAGTCGTATGAGCAACGCAATAGTCATCAAGTTCTTCGCTTATAAACTCCATTTAGATACTATGCTATAATTTTATTGAAAATGTTTCTAAATATTCGCGTAGCTACAGATACCCCACTATCAGTTTCCCAATAATGAATTTGGAAGTATGTAAGCACGCAAGTTTTTTTTTTTAAAACAAAATTAGAAATTTTTTTAAATATCCTAACAATTTTGGTTATTTTTTTTGAAATAATCAGAATTATTGTAAATATAGAATTTTCAGTAAATAATGAAAATTTGTATCTTTAAATTAAAAAGGCGAAGAATTAATTTCTTCGCCCATTTTAATGTCTTACACTTTGTTTGTTTTGGCTCTTAAGCTGAAATCGGCAAGAACTAAAGCGGCCATTGCTTCAACAATTGGAACTGCTCTAGGCAAAACGCAAGGGTCGTGTCGGCCTTTGCCCGAAACGATTACTTTTTCGCCTGCCTCATTAATACTTTCTTGGTCTTGCATAATTGTAGCAACAGGTTTAAAAGCTACTTTAAAATAAATATCTTCTCCATTCGAAATTCCTCCTTGAATACCACCAGAAAGATTGGTTTTAGTATGAACTTTGCCATCTTCTCCAATAAAAAACTCATCATTATGTTCTGAGCCCAATAACTCAATTCCTTCAAAACCACTACCATATTCAAAACCTTTCACTGCATTGATACCTAGCATTGCCTTACCAAGTTCTGCATGAAGTTTATCAAAAACAGGCTCGCCCCAACCAGCAGGAACACCTTTGATAACACAAGTGATGATGCCTCCAATTGAATCTCCCTTTTTACGAATTTCATCAATGTAATCGAACATCTTCTGGGCCATCTGTTCATCTGGACATCGAACGGCATTGTTGTCTGTTTTAGATAAATCTAATTCCCAATATTGTTTATCGAGTTTTAATTTACCAACCTGAGAAACATAAGCAGTAATAGAAATAGCATCATTATTTAATAATAATTTTGCTAATGCTCCAGCAGCTACTCGTGCAGCCGTCTCTCGTGCAGAGCTTCTTCCACCACCTCTATAATCTCGATTGCCATATTTTACGGTATAAGTATAGTCGGCATGCGATGGGCGAAATTGCGTAGCAATATGGCTATAATCTTTAGAGCGTTGATCTTCATTCGGTATGACCATCGCAATTGGTGTACCAGTAGTTTTGCCTTCGAATATCCCAGAAAGAACTTGAAACTCATCAGACTCTTTGCGTTGAGTTGTTATTCTCGACTGACCAGGTTTACGTCTATCTAACTCATTTTGAATAAATTCTTCATTAAATTCTACTCCAGCAGGACAGCCATCAACTATAACACCAATCGCTTTTCCGTGTGATTCTCCGAAAGTTGATATTTTAAAGATTTTTCCGTAAGTACTACTCATTTCTAATAATTTGATTTAAAATGAATGAATTGCAAACTTTCAATTCATGAGACTAAATATTAATCAACTTAGTCATTGGTTGTTTTCTTTTTTTTACCCCAGTTAAATAAATACAAACTTCCTAAAAGCATGCTAATAATTAAGAAGTTTGAAATATTCTTAAGCACTTCTTGATAATTGCTTTCAGTTTTGGAGGTATCAAGTTTATCAATACCTGCAAAAATATCATCGGAGGTATCCGTATCTTTACTGGTAATTGTTTTGCCTAATACTCTTATTTTGAGGTTTGATTTTAGGGTATCATAATTGCCTTTTTGAGTATTGAAAAATACCCAAAAGAAATATTTATCGAGTTGGTATTGTCCCGAATCTTTTGGTAAGACTCTATATCTAAATATTTTCTCACGAGTTTTTGTGCTACTAGAATTTACTTGTTTGATTTCAGGGGGATAAAAATCAAAAAAACTATCATTTACAGGCGAATTTACATTGACTGTCGAGAAATTTCCGTCTCCGATAATTTTAAATTCATAACCAAAACTTTTACCAGTATTTAGTTTTCGTGTTTCAATTTCTTCAACTAAACTAAAATTTCCTGAAGCAACTTTGTCTTTTAGAGGGTGGTCTGGTAAGTCAATAACATTAATTTTTTGTGGAGTATCTTTGAATGTAATTTTCTCCTTGATGCCATTTTTCTTGAGTGTTTGAAGCATGTTTAGCTCAACCGCAGGCACAAAGACAGGTTTGTTATTAAGAGGGTAGTAGGTTGCTTCAAAAAACTTAAAAGCAAGGTATTGTCGACCATTAATCAAACTTGAAACGCCTCTAATATCGGTTATTATGCTGCGTTCTTCTAAACAATCAGCCGATTTTATTTTTTTTGCAATGGCATCTACTTGTGCATTCAAATCATCAGGAAAATCCATTTGAATGGTATTGTTTTCTGCAACATAGAATGCTAAAGAAACTTTAAAACCTTCACCCACATATACCTTGGGTTTATCAATACTCATTGCCAAAAAGGCATTATTTTTTGTTTTTTCCAGAGAAATATTTTCGTTGAGGTCTTCCTCTTCGCTTTCTGGTGAGTTTACGGTTATTGTAAAAGATTCGGTGATATAATCTCTATTGTTAATCGTGAGCGTAAATGCTGGAATTTTAAACGTGCCTTCTCTAGTAGGTGTATAATTTTGAGTTATTGTATAACCCAAAGGATTTTTTGAAAATACCTTTTGTTTAGCTCCTTTATTGAAGCTTGGAAGGTCAGGAAAAGTATTGATTACAGATTTATCAGTGTTACGGATGAGTACTTTTATTGTAAAGTTTTCATCAATAGAAATATTTCTTTTGCCCAATTCAATTTTGGTATCATCTTGTGCAAAAAGAAAATTGCTCACCCAAAAAAGCAATAAAATTGAGAAAATATGTAACTTTCGACCGTTCATTTTACAAAAATAACCACTATTCCGATTGTTTACTATGTTTCGTTCGATTTTTAAGAAAAGTACTATTCTAGTTTTAGTAATTCTATTTACAAATTCATTATACGCCCAGTGGGTAAAACAAGTTTCAGGAACTGATGCCTCATTTCGTTCGATTCATGCCATTAGTAAAAAAGTAGTATGGGCAGGTGGGACTAACGGAACAGTTTTAAAAACTACTAATGCAGGTGCTCATTGGGAAGTTATAAAGGTATCAGGAGCTGAAAAACTTGATTTTAGGGATATTTATGGGGTAAATGAAAAGATTGCCTACATAATGAGTGCTGGAAATGCTGAAGATGGAGCGGCTAAGATTTATAAAACTATCAATGGTGGTATTAGTTGGGAAGTAGTTTTAGAGTATAAACAGAAGGGTGTATTTTTTGATTCGATGGATTTTTGGAATGAAAAAGAAGGTATTTTAATTGGCGACCCAATTGATGATAAACCATTTATATTAAGAACATTAGATGGCGGAAAATCTTGGTTAAGAATTGCAAAAGAGAACCTTCCTTTAATAAAAGAAGGTGAAGCCTCTTTTGCAGCAAGTGGGAATTGTGTTGTTACAAGGCCTAATGGAAAGGCATGGGTGAATACACAAAATAGAATTTTCTTTACGTCTGATAAAGGAGAAACTTGGCAAGTATCTGAAACACCATTTAAGAAAGGACAAACTGCAGGAATTTTTGGGTTACATTTCTGGAGTGACGTTCAGGGAATTGCGGTTGGGGGTGATTATAAAAACGATAAAGCTGAGTATGAAAATGTGGCCTTGACAAATGATGGTGGGCAAACATGGAAGTTTCTACCATCGGCTCAACCTTATGGTTTGAAAGAGGCTGCATCAAGATTACCTAATGGAAATATTATCTTGGTTGGCACTTCAGGAACAAGTCTTCTAGAAAAAGATGAAGAAAATTGGAAAGCATTAGATGACTATTCATTTCACACAATTTCTTGTTTTAAAGACGCTTGTTGGGCAATTGGTGCAAAGGGCAATTTAGCAAAGTTTACAACAAAGAAATAACCATTTAATAGTAAACAAAAAAAGGTCTTCAATGAAGACCTTTTGATTTTTTGTGACCGCGTAGGGATTCAAACCCCAAACCTTCTCATCCGTAGTGAGACGCTCTATTCAGTTGAGCTACGCAGCCTTTTTACTAAAATCTGATACTAGTTTTGTACTACAGGTAAGTAATACTTAATCTATTTTGTGACCGCGTAGGGATTCAAACCCCAAACCTTCTCATCCGTAGTGAGACGCTCTATTCAGTTGAGCTACGCAGCCTTTTTATTTACTTTAACTCTTTCCCTTATTTTGGGACTGCAAAGGTAGTGCTATTTAATAGTATTGTCAAGCCTTTCTTTTACTTTTTTAGAAAATTGATTTCATTCAAATCTAGATTCTTGAAATAATCATATAATTTCAGAATTATGGCCAATGCAATTGTGATTTCTGAAGCTGCAACCACCATTACAAAAATAACAAACATTTGTCCTTGTAACCGATTAGGGTCATATTGACTAAAGGCTACAAAGTTTAAATTGACCGCATTAAGCATCAATTCAATACCCATTAGCATTAAAATCGCATTTCGCTTGGTAACTGCAACTGCGAGGCCAATTGAAAATAGTAAAGCACTAATAATTAGGTAGTTTTGTATATGAATCATTTTAATTTTTTTCCTTTTTTGCTATATATACTGACCCAATTAAGGCAGCCAAAAGTAATATTCCAATTACTTCAAAGGCAAAAATATAATCGGTCATTAGGTTTACTCCAATTTGTTTAACAGTACTGCTTTCTTGCATTTCTTTTCCAATAATGTGGAAATTAGCTTCAAAAATGATTTTAATAAATCCCAAAAAAAGTAAAACAGCCACAATAACTGCCCAAAATCTATTATGGTGTTGTACTTCAATCTTATTAGGTTGGAGATTTTGGCGTTGCATTTTTTTGTTATTCGTAAGCATGATACCAAAAATCATCAGTATTAGAATTCCGCCAACATAAATCATAATTTGACTAACGGCTAAGAAATCGGCAGCTGCAAAAACAAAGAGTCCAGCTACACCCAAAAGGGTAAGTAATAGACTAAATGCAGCATAAAGAACATTTTTAGTAAAAAGCAAAAACAAAGCTCCACCTACAGTAATGGTCGCAAAAACAAAAAAAGAAATTTGTTTGACCAAAGCATAATCAATATTTTTTAAATAATCTTCTAACAATTTAGTCAATTTTTTTAGGGGTTATTTTCATTGTAGGCTTAAAAGCAGGTTTGGGCTTAGGTGTTTCATCATTGTTTCCCGAAGCGTTATTTTCTGTTTTTTGCTCTACTTGCTCGCTAGTTTTAGCAACTGGTTTGAAAGTAGGCTTAAAAGCAGGTTTAGGCTTAGGTGTTTCATCGATATTTTCCGAAGTTTTATTTTCTGTTTTTTGCTCTACTTGCTCAGTAGATTTAGTAACCGGTTTGAATGAAGGTTTAAAAGCAGGTTTAGGCTTAGGGGTTTCCTGATTATTTTCCTGCGTCTTATCTTCTGTGTTTTGTATTGCATTCGGAATAACTTTATCAAATTCCTGCTTTGCTTTTCTTGAATTCTCAGTTTCTTTATCTTCTACGGTAGGCTTTGGAGTAGTTTTGAATGCTGGTTTAAAGCTAACTTTTGCTTTTGGAGCTTCTCCTTCGGTACTTTCTTTAGTTTCTTGCTTCGCTTGTGGTGCTTTTTTTAGTGCTTCTTTTTCTTCCAAATATTGCTCATAAAGTTTGCGTTTGGCATCTGCTTGCTCTTCTGTGAGATTAGAAAATTGAAAATTCATTTGAGAAATATCAAATACACTGAAATCATACTCATTTGTCATCGTAAGACATTCAGTCGGGCAAACACTTGTACAAAGGCCACAAAAACAGCATTTGGCCATATCTATGTCAAACTTAGCTGCATAAAGTCTAATCGGAGAGCCATCAGATGCGTAATTGATAATTTCTGCTGATTTGATAGGTTCAATTTCAATGCAATCAACTGGGCATATTTTGGCACATTTGTCGCAAACAATACAATCATCAACTTCACAATCAAGTTGATAGCGGCCATTGTCAGGCACAGGTAATGTTTGATGAGGGTATTGGAGAGTTACGATACCAGTTTTCAAATCGAAGTAATTTGAGTTTTCTACAGCAAATGGCTGGCGACTGTTGCGAGCTTGCCATAAATGGCGAAGTGTAAGGCTCATACCTTTAACAGTTGTTCGAATTCCTCGACTAATATTTTTAAAATAAGCGGACATTCAGTGATTGATACGCGTGTTTTTATGAATCTTGCAAAGATAAATCAATAGTCTATCTTATTGGTATGTTAAACAATTAATTTTTAATCAAAGTTTAAGCCAATATCTAATTTTAGGTATTTTGAATAATACTTTAAATCAAATTAAAGTATAATGTTTAACTTTGCAAAGAATTTTAGAGGATAAAAACCTTTCT harbors:
- a CDS encoding LysM peptidoglycan-binding domain-containing protein is translated as MKKIIALVLLSISFTQTTLGQRVNVPDVPKKVEFAGITIKLDDDAQKLIQKEVNTLLTPENKYLIDKLERIQWYFPVIESILEEEEIPEDFKYVAVAESSLLPDAISSSNAVGFWQMKQATAQELGLRIDSEIDERKNIYASTKAAALYLKRNNLIYKNWVSTLYSYTLGVAGVSKLIPPHWANGNEINFDGQTDRYLLKTIAHRIAFEYRINRMKESRFSFVEYRNSKGKSLDDIATIFDVDAIELKKLNSWLIADNIPRDKDYSVAILVPIENLENIQSKLSKPVELTSSNAKFPILKRITPSSASPEEPVFYEINGKKGILAQAGDDIAALARNGKMKIPDFLRYNDMTAMDLAEEGRIYYLQKKNKKGPVPQHIVLQEQNLWQISQIYGIRLKNLLRLNRLRTVKPIQKGRVIYLQKKRPKNEPIDAINTKEIEESENVPLKEQYENTDEKAITKENTKNDRKKENKTPKNNSKNTNIPENTSVVETNKQNPRLREEDDIIVISDSDETEENTNRTPINQTPPATVKNTPVNPIQSPVKPNTGKNSTPITNNVQNSGTHKVEVGQTLYSIARQYNITIKELAEWNDFSTTERVKIGQVLIVTPPKTGNKVVSSETSKTTNNSSEKNSTSSKIHKVQRNETLYSISKQYGVTMKQIKEWNDMKSENVKIGQKIIIKK
- a CDS encoding O-methyltransferase, with the protein product MEFISEELDDYCVAHTTGESELLRRLNRETHAKVLQPRMLSGHFQGRYLSMISHMIRPKNILEIGTYTGYSALCLAEGLQEDGHLLTIDVNEELEEFVRSYINESPQKDKIEFRIGNALEIIPTLKETFDLVFIDADKLNYDKYYDLVFDKVRKGGFIISDNVLWSGKVADPSKKDKDTLSIRAYNQKLQEDSRTENILLPIRDGLIIVRKL
- the nuoK gene encoding NADH-quinone oxidoreductase subunit NuoK, with the protein product MIHIQNYLIISALLFSIGLAVAVTKRNAILMLMGIELMLNAVNLNFVAFSQYDPNRLQGQMFVIFVMVVAASEITIALAIILKLYDYFKNLDLNEINFLKK
- a CDS encoding BatD family protein — translated: MNGRKLHIFSILLLFWVSNFLFAQDDTKIELGKRNISIDENFTIKVLIRNTDKSVINTFPDLPSFNKGAKQKVFSKNPLGYTITQNYTPTREGTFKIPAFTLTINNRDYITESFTITVNSPESEEEDLNENISLEKTKNNAFLAMSIDKPKVYVGEGFKVSLAFYVAENNTIQMDFPDDLNAQVDAIAKKIKSADCLEERSIITDIRGVSSLINGRQYLAFKFFEATYYPLNNKPVFVPAVELNMLQTLKKNGIKEKITFKDTPQKINVIDLPDHPLKDKVASGNFSLVEEIETRKLNTGKSFGYEFKIIGDGNFSTVNVNSPVNDSFFDFYPPEIKQVNSSSTKTREKIFRYRVLPKDSGQYQLDKYFFWVFFNTQKGNYDTLKSNLKIRVLGKTITSKDTDTSDDIFAGIDKLDTSKTESNYQEVLKNISNFLIISMLLGSLYLFNWGKKKKTTND
- the aroC gene encoding chorismate synthase codes for the protein MSSTYGKIFKISTFGESHGKAIGVIVDGCPAGVEFNEEFIQNELDRRKPGQSRITTQRKESDEFQVLSGIFEGKTTGTPIAMVIPNEDQRSKDYSHIATQFRPSHADYTYTVKYGNRDYRGGGRSSARETAARVAAGALAKLLLNNDAISITAYVSQVGKLKLDKQYWELDLSKTDNNAVRCPDEQMAQKMFDYIDEIRKKGDSIGGIITCVIKGVPAGWGEPVFDKLHAELGKAMLGINAVKGFEYGSGFEGIELLGSEHNDEFFIGEDGKVHTKTNLSGGIQGGISNGEDIYFKVAFKPVATIMQDQESINEAGEKVIVSGKGRHDPCVLPRAVPIVEAMAALVLADFSLRAKTNKV
- a CDS encoding DUF3109 family protein, with the translated sequence MILIDNTCISEDVADKMFVCDLEKCKGACCVEGDLGAPLEESELPILEEIYEHVKPYLSPEGIKAIEEQGKYIKDWEDDYSTPTIGDKECAYAIYDENKTLKCGIEQAYLDGKISWQKPISCHLYPIRITKYESYHAINYDRWSICSDACSLGEKLGVPVYKFLKEPLIRAYGKEWYAELESEIESMNQK
- a CDS encoding WD40/YVTN/BNR-like repeat-containing protein, translating into MFRSIFKKSTILVLVILFTNSLYAQWVKQVSGTDASFRSIHAISKKVVWAGGTNGTVLKTTNAGAHWEVIKVSGAEKLDFRDIYGVNEKIAYIMSAGNAEDGAAKIYKTINGGISWEVVLEYKQKGVFFDSMDFWNEKEGILIGDPIDDKPFILRTLDGGKSWLRIAKENLPLIKEGEASFAASGNCVVTRPNGKAWVNTQNRIFFTSDKGETWQVSETPFKKGQTAGIFGLHFWSDVQGIAVGGDYKNDKAEYENVALTNDGGQTWKFLPSAQPYGLKEAASRLPNGNIILVGTSGTSLLEKDEENWKALDDYSFHTISCFKDACWAIGAKGNLAKFTTKK
- a CDS encoding NADH-quinone oxidoreductase subunit J family protein; the protein is MTKLLEDYLKNIDYALVKQISFFVFATITVGGALFLLFTKNVLYAAFSLLLTLLGVAGLFVFAAADFLAVSQIMIYVGGILILMIFGIMLTNNKKMQRQNLQPNKIEVQHHNRFWAVIVAVLLFLGFIKIIFEANFHIIGKEMQESSTVKQIGVNLMTDYIFAFEVIGILLLAALIGSVYIAKKEKN
- a CDS encoding 4Fe-4S binding protein produces the protein MSAYFKNISRGIRTTVKGMSLTLRHLWQARNSRQPFAVENSNYFDLKTGIVTLQYPHQTLPVPDNGRYQLDCEVDDCIVCDKCAKICPVDCIEIEPIKSAEIINYASDGSPIRLYAAKFDIDMAKCCFCGLCTSVCPTECLTMTNEYDFSVFDISQMNFQFSNLTEEQADAKRKLYEQYLEEKEALKKAPQAKQETKESTEGEAPKAKVSFKPAFKTTPKPTVEDKETENSRKAKQEFDKVIPNAIQNTEDKTQENNQETPKPKPAFKPSFKPVTKSTEQVEQKTENKTSENIDETPKPKPAFKPTFKPVAKTSEQVEQKTENNASGNNDETPKPKPAFKPTMKITPKKID